A window of the Proteus terrae subsp. cibarius genome harbors these coding sequences:
- the dusC gene encoding tRNA dihydrouridine(16) synthase DusC has translation MRVLLAPMEGVLDPLVRELLTSINDYDLCITEFVRVVDSLLPTKAFYRLCPELHTESRTKSGTLVRVQLLGQHPQWLAENAFRAVSLGSWGVDLNCGCPSKTVNGSGGGASLLKQPETIYQATKAMRDAVPLELPVSVKVRLGWDSSVYSHEIADAVVQGGATEITIHGRTKEDGYNAEKINWQAIGDIRQRLSIPVIANGEIWNREDALACLATTGCDAIMIGRGAMNTPNLSRVVKGIEARMPWQEVIELLKRYVRLEKRGDTTIYHASRIKQWFSYLRKEYPEADELFRQIRTLKTSPEIAVAIEAL, from the coding sequence GTGCGAGTTCTATTAGCGCCAATGGAGGGGGTTTTAGACCCCCTTGTGAGAGAGTTACTCACCTCGATTAACGATTACGATCTCTGTATTACAGAGTTTGTACGAGTTGTAGATTCATTATTGCCAACGAAAGCATTTTACCGCTTATGTCCTGAATTACATACCGAAAGTCGCACAAAAAGTGGCACGCTAGTACGGGTGCAATTATTAGGACAACATCCACAATGGTTAGCTGAAAATGCCTTTAGAGCCGTTTCTTTAGGCTCTTGGGGAGTTGATTTAAACTGCGGTTGCCCTTCAAAAACAGTCAATGGTAGCGGTGGTGGTGCTTCACTTCTAAAACAGCCAGAAACGATTTATCAAGCAACGAAAGCAATGCGTGATGCAGTGCCTTTAGAGTTACCTGTATCTGTTAAAGTGAGACTTGGCTGGGATTCTTCTGTGTATAGCCATGAAATTGCAGATGCTGTGGTGCAAGGTGGTGCTACGGAAATCACCATACATGGCAGAACAAAGGAAGATGGTTATAATGCCGAAAAAATTAACTGGCAGGCCATTGGAGATATTCGCCAAAGACTTTCAATACCTGTGATTGCTAATGGCGAAATTTGGAACCGTGAAGATGCATTAGCTTGCTTAGCCACAACTGGTTGCGATGCGATAATGATTGGCCGCGGTGCAATGAATACCCCTAACTTAAGCCGTGTTGTAAAAGGCATCGAAGCTAGAATGCCTTGGCAAGAGGTGATTGAATTATTAAAGCGTTATGTTCGATTAGAAAAGCGTGGTGATACGACAATTTATCATGCATCACGTATTAAGCAGTGGTTTAGCTATTTACGTAAAGAGTATCCAGAAGCTGATGAGTTATTTAGGCAAATTAGAACATTAAAAACGTCACCAGAAATTGCAGTGGCAATAGAGGCGTTATAG
- a CDS encoding GlsB/YeaQ/YmgE family stress response membrane protein — protein MGIIAWIIFGLIAGILAKFLMPGSYDIGLIWTCILGIVGAVVGGAISSFFGKGKVDGFNFGSFVVAVIGAIVVLYLAKIFAS, from the coding sequence ATGGGAATTATTGCTTGGATCATCTTTGGTCTGATCGCAGGTATTTTGGCGAAATTCTTAATGCCTGGCTCTTATGATATTGGTCTGATATGGACTTGTATTCTGGGTATTGTGGGGGCTGTTGTTGGTGGTGCAATTAGTAGCTTCTTTGGTAAAGGTAAAGTTGATGGGTTTAACTTTGGTAGTTTCGTCGTTGCTGTCATCGGTGCCATTGTTGTGCTCTATCTTGCAAAAATCTTCGCAAGTTAA
- the sseA gene encoding 3-mercaptopyruvate sulfurtransferase, whose product MEYDYFVTPQWLFEHQNDADLVILDVSAPMPTQQIDYQALYLERHIPHAHFFDLDEVADKTTSLPHMLPSDTLFSETLTQLGISNTTTVIIYDQGNLFSAPRGWWTLTTLGCRNVRILAGGLQAWIEAEFATEQGEAIKVPAQSPFMVERHAQRYANKQQLLDNLETKQKQMIDARSADRFYGKAPEPRPGLRSGHIPGSKNVPWNELVINGQLKQKAELKQIFEQAGVDLSQPIIVTCGSGMTAAILFLALTVLGCQSIALYDGSWAQWGAESTLPCEC is encoded by the coding sequence GTGGAATACGATTACTTTGTTACTCCCCAATGGTTATTTGAACATCAAAATGATGCTGATCTTGTGATCCTTGATGTAAGCGCACCAATGCCAACTCAACAGATTGACTATCAAGCACTTTACCTTGAGCGTCATATTCCACATGCCCATTTTTTTGATCTTGATGAAGTCGCAGATAAAACCACATCACTGCCACATATGTTGCCTTCTGATACCCTATTTTCAGAAACATTGACACAATTAGGTATCTCTAATACCACTACCGTGATTATTTACGATCAAGGTAACTTATTTTCTGCACCTAGAGGTTGGTGGACATTAACAACACTAGGTTGTCGTAATGTACGTATTCTTGCTGGTGGTTTACAAGCATGGATTGAGGCTGAATTTGCAACAGAACAAGGTGAGGCAATAAAAGTACCAGCACAGTCTCCTTTTATGGTTGAACGTCATGCACAGCGTTATGCCAATAAACAACAACTTCTTGATAATTTAGAGACCAAGCAAAAACAGATGATCGATGCTCGCTCTGCTGATCGTTTTTATGGTAAAGCACCAGAGCCTCGCCCGGGCTTGCGCAGTGGACATATTCCCGGCAGTAAAAACGTTCCGTGGAATGAGTTAGTTATTAATGGGCAATTAAAACAGAAAGCTGAGTTAAAGCAGATATTTGAACAAGCAGGTGTTGATTTATCACAGCCTATTATTGTTACCTGTGGCTCAGGTATGACTGCGGCAATTTTATTTTTAGCATTAACCGTATTGGGTTGCCAATCTATTGCGCTCTATGACGGCTCTTGGGCGCAATGGGGTGCTGAAAGTACCCTTCCTTGTGAATGTTAA
- the dcuC gene encoding C4-dicarboxylate transporter DcuC yields MTGLIIAALVTALVVYLLARGYKPQPVLLLGGLLLLLLTASLDLNPLLPENKSTQFKYFDIFQIFTNIMSSRLAGLGLTLMAIAGFSRYMEHVGASRALFAIFERPLKAIKSPYLLLVISFLVTQILVIFIPSHAGLGMLLMVTMYPILIRSGISPLSALAVIGCCQFIDHGPGSGNVIMAAKTADIEPAVYFVQHQLPITIPIIIAVAITHFFIQRWWDKREGFVFDPTTIDAVKEEGNKIPLSYALLPVIPLVLIIGFSPLLHPYIKLEVTTAMIISTVIALLFEYVRLRDAKAVMNSFMLFFEGMGKQFVLVVSLIVSGEFFANGLLKSGAVDTLISSAQDAGFGIAAMIIVMSAILALAAFLMGSGNAAFFSFAALTPKIAAFLKVDVITLILPMQIMTSFGRTVSPITAAIVAIAGIANVSPFQIVKRTAIPMAVAAIVNLAMTFWFLYS; encoded by the coding sequence ATGACAGGTTTAATCATTGCCGCGCTGGTAACAGCGTTGGTGGTTTATTTACTGGCGCGAGGTTATAAACCTCAGCCAGTATTATTACTCGGCGGATTATTGCTATTACTCTTAACTGCATCTCTCGACCTTAATCCGTTATTGCCAGAAAATAAATCCACCCAATTTAAATACTTTGATATTTTCCAAATCTTTACGAATATAATGAGTTCTCGCCTAGCGGGTCTTGGTTTAACATTAATGGCAATTGCGGGTTTCTCTCGTTATATGGAACACGTTGGCGCAAGCCGTGCTTTATTCGCTATTTTTGAAAGACCATTAAAAGCGATAAAATCGCCTTACTTATTATTAGTGATTTCATTTTTAGTCACCCAAATCTTGGTTATCTTTATTCCTAGCCATGCAGGTTTAGGTATGCTGTTAATGGTCACCATGTATCCGATATTAATTCGTTCTGGTATTAGTCCACTTTCCGCTTTAGCCGTAATTGGATGCTGCCAATTTATCGACCATGGCCCTGGCTCTGGTAACGTGATTATGGCGGCGAAAACAGCGGATATTGAACCTGCCGTCTACTTTGTTCAACACCAGTTACCGATCACAATTCCTATTATTATTGCTGTTGCGATCACTCATTTCTTTATTCAACGCTGGTGGGATAAACGTGAAGGATTTGTTTTTGACCCAACAACTATTGATGCAGTAAAAGAAGAAGGCAATAAAATTCCACTGTCTTATGCCTTATTACCTGTGATCCCTTTAGTTCTGATTATCGGCTTCAGTCCATTGCTACACCCTTATATTAAATTAGAAGTCACCACCGCGATGATTATTAGTACTGTGATTGCACTTCTTTTTGAATATGTTCGCTTACGCGATGCAAAAGCAGTAATGAATAGCTTTATGTTATTCTTTGAAGGAATGGGTAAGCAGTTTGTTTTAGTGGTATCGTTAATTGTATCTGGTGAGTTCTTTGCCAATGGTTTACTAAAAAGTGGTGCCGTCGATACGTTAATTAGCTCAGCTCAAGATGCAGGTTTTGGTATTGCAGCCATGATCATTGTAATGAGTGCCATTCTTGCATTAGCAGCCTTTTTAATGGGTTCAGGTAATGCAGCATTCTTCTCATTTGCCGCCTTAACACCCAAAATTGCCGCCTTCTTAAAAGTCGATGTCATTACCTTAATTTTACCAATGCAAATAATGACCAGTTTTGGCCGTACCGTTTCACCAATTACCGCAGCTATTGTCGCCATTGCAGGTATTGCGAATGTCTCGCCTTTCCAAATAGTTAAACGTACCGCCATTCCTATGGCTGTCGCGGCTATCGTGAACTTAGCAATGACATTCTGGTTTTTATATTCCTAA
- the metC gene encoding cystathionine beta-lyase: MKQNKQTKLIHSGRQEIKTSGPINPPVMRASTIVFDSIKSWRDVRDRRATERVLSYGARGTETAFALEALVTELEGGYRAQLFPTGLAAIAVTIMGYARSGGHVLFADSVYEPVRKIASAFLEPNNIAYSFFKTDGSDFEQKIQQNTQLIFVESPGSLLYEMLDLPEICRIAHERDIPVGVDNTWGSAWLYNPLELGADVSVIAATKYLCGHSDVMMGIMVANEKAWKKIGALPEALGQASSPDDAALVLRGMRTLGQRIAAHGKSALAIAQWLETRPEVEKVWFPELPNHPRHDLWKRDCKGSNGLLTIEFKQEYTTKQSEQFIDALELFGIGASWGGFESLALPANVVGARTASDWREGHGPFVRLHIGLEATDDLIADITQAFLALNQ; encoded by the coding sequence ATGAAACAAAATAAACAAACAAAACTGATACACAGTGGACGCCAAGAAATAAAAACTTCAGGCCCCATCAATCCACCCGTAATGAGAGCCAGCACCATCGTTTTTGACTCGATTAAGAGTTGGCGTGATGTTCGTGATCGTCGTGCAACAGAGCGTGTTTTAAGTTACGGCGCGCGTGGTACAGAAACCGCATTTGCCCTTGAAGCTTTAGTAACCGAATTAGAAGGCGGCTATCGTGCTCAGTTATTCCCTACCGGATTAGCTGCTATTGCCGTCACAATTATGGGATATGCCCGCAGTGGTGGACATGTTTTATTTGCTGATTCTGTTTATGAGCCTGTTCGTAAAATTGCATCGGCTTTTCTTGAGCCTAATAATATCGCTTATAGTTTCTTTAAAACCGATGGCTCTGATTTTGAACAAAAAATTCAACAAAATACACAGCTTATTTTTGTCGAATCACCGGGCTCACTCCTTTATGAAATGCTCGACCTGCCTGAAATTTGCCGTATTGCTCATGAGAGAGATATTCCTGTCGGTGTTGATAATACTTGGGGCTCTGCATGGCTCTATAACCCGCTGGAATTAGGCGCAGATGTCTCTGTTATCGCGGCAACCAAATATTTATGCGGTCACTCTGATGTGATGATGGGCATTATGGTTGCGAATGAAAAAGCATGGAAAAAAATTGGTGCATTACCTGAAGCATTAGGTCAAGCCAGTAGCCCAGATGATGCAGCATTAGTTCTTCGTGGTATGAGGACATTAGGTCAACGCATCGCGGCGCATGGTAAATCAGCACTAGCCATTGCACAGTGGTTAGAGACTCGCCCTGAAGTTGAAAAAGTCTGGTTCCCTGAATTACCTAATCACCCTCGTCATGATTTATGGAAACGTGATTGCAAAGGTAGTAACGGTCTATTAACCATTGAATTTAAACAAGAATATACCACTAAACAATCAGAACAATTTATTGATGCGCTTGAGCTTTTTGGTATTGGTGCTTCTTGGGGTGGATTTGAAAGCCTCGCTTTACCTGCCAATGTTGTCGGTGCGAGAACAGCGTCTGATTGGCGAGAAGGTCATGGCCCTTTTGTCCGTTTACATATTGGCCTTGAAGCAACAGATGATCTTATTGCAGATATTACACAAGCTTTTTTAGCATTAAACCAATAA
- the purB gene encoding adenylosuccinate lyase, with the protein MGTSVFDSVLLKNLWSTEEMRTIFSDKTRMQNWLDYEAALAIEQAELGLIPKEAAKVIADTAKLEKLDMDYVLEQVRLTRHPLVPTIRGLEHACPEHYGEYVHFGPTTQDVIDTGLVLQLKDAHHTFLRDIKVLGRALLSLSEQHRNTPMVGRTLALQALPITFGHKTAIWLTELARHYQRLKEIEPRLFVGSVVGAVGTKASLSDKADELEARVLKRLGLGVPEISWQPARDRFSEYGMLMGLISGTLGKIANEILLLAHNEIDELSEPFSKGQVGSSTMPHKRNPAIVENAACVSNTLKANLSVLTDMMKHQHERDGAIWKMEWKIMPEMCLMLSVIFDNMKTVIGGLNVHVEKMRENMDILGGFMLAERVMFALSDKAGKQTAHEIVYEASMSGQEEGITFVEAINRDTRIRDHITQEELDALLDPTTYVGNAPAQVDRVVAQTKASGWLND; encoded by the coding sequence ATGGGAACCAGCGTTTTCGATTCGGTTTTATTAAAGAATTTATGGTCAACAGAAGAGATGAGAACTATTTTTTCGGATAAAACTAGAATGCAAAACTGGCTTGATTACGAAGCCGCATTAGCGATTGAACAAGCTGAATTAGGTTTGATCCCAAAAGAGGCTGCAAAAGTGATTGCAGACACCGCGAAACTTGAAAAGCTCGATATGGACTATGTATTAGAACAAGTGCGTCTTACTCGCCATCCATTAGTGCCAACAATTCGTGGTTTAGAACATGCTTGCCCAGAACACTATGGAGAATACGTTCACTTTGGTCCAACAACACAAGACGTTATTGATACTGGCCTTGTTCTACAACTAAAAGATGCTCATCATACTTTCTTACGTGATATCAAAGTATTAGGTCGTGCCTTACTTTCATTAAGTGAACAACATCGCAACACACCAATGGTTGGGCGTACATTAGCCTTACAAGCTCTGCCAATTACATTTGGCCATAAAACCGCAATTTGGCTAACTGAGTTAGCGCGTCATTATCAACGTCTTAAAGAGATCGAACCTCGCTTATTTGTCGGTAGTGTTGTTGGCGCGGTGGGTACAAAGGCCTCTTTAAGCGATAAAGCTGATGAATTAGAAGCTCGTGTATTAAAACGATTAGGTTTAGGTGTACCTGAAATTTCATGGCAACCTGCGCGTGATAGATTCAGCGAATATGGCATGTTAATGGGTTTAATTAGCGGAACTCTAGGTAAAATTGCTAATGAAATCCTACTATTAGCGCATAACGAAATTGATGAGTTATCCGAGCCTTTCAGTAAAGGACAAGTGGGCTCTTCGACCATGCCACATAAGCGTAACCCAGCTATTGTTGAAAATGCGGCCTGTGTGAGTAATACCCTAAAAGCGAATCTTTCTGTTTTAACGGATATGATGAAACACCAACATGAGCGTGATGGTGCTATCTGGAAAATGGAATGGAAGATCATGCCAGAAATGTGCCTGATGCTGTCTGTTATTTTCGATAATATGAAAACAGTAATTGGTGGACTGAATGTGCATGTTGAGAAAATGCGCGAAAATATGGATATTCTGGGGGGTTTTATGCTGGCAGAGCGTGTGATGTTTGCATTATCTGATAAAGCAGGTAAACAAACCGCACATGAAATTGTGTATGAAGCATCAATGTCTGGGCAAGAAGAAGGCATAACTTTCGTTGAAGCGATTAATCGCGATACTCGTATTCGTGATCACATTACTCAAGAAGAGCTTGATGCACTTTTAGATCCAACGACATATGTCGGTAATGCACCAGCCCAAGTTGATCGAGTAGTCGCACAAACCAAAGCCTCTGGCTGGTTAAATGACTAA
- a CDS encoding MmgE/PrpD family protein translates to MTLSQQLAQFITTTTFSDLPDQVVSRAKIHLLDTLGVALAGSVQQSAIQSRQGVAFLPDSQGNIPIWGSSLTASTTVAALTNGIASHALDFDDTHTDSIAHGSAVLTPIAFALGESIGASSKDILTAWVIGWEVAARVGLASHSGFHQRGFHATAIAGIFGATACAASLLKLTPEQTVNALGLTGSQAGGVAEYLTNSSSSKCFHAGWAAQSGIIAASLAKGGMTGPDTIFEGRYSLYQTHGIKEQAQPEQVALGLGDVWEFLNVSIKPYPVCHFAHATVDCGRNLLKKGIAADDIDSVECVVDPVAAALICEPPETKWAPQTAYGAKFSLPWLFAAVFLDNALTLSSLLPENLQREDIQSLAKRVSYRYPEKGEIPFPTYFPGLIFVTLKNGEKITERLDIQYGNPKNPMTDKDVISKFYDNASLAIEAEQSAQLVEKVLHFENITIAEITQLLRIKEVID, encoded by the coding sequence ATGACATTGAGTCAGCAGTTAGCCCAATTTATTACTACAACCACTTTCTCTGATTTACCTGATCAAGTTGTTAGCCGAGCCAAAATTCATTTATTAGATACATTAGGTGTCGCACTTGCAGGAAGTGTGCAACAAAGTGCTATTCAAAGTCGTCAAGGTGTGGCTTTTTTACCTGATAGCCAAGGTAACATTCCGATTTGGGGAAGTTCGCTAACAGCAAGCACTACGGTGGCGGCACTGACAAATGGTATTGCATCACATGCCTTAGATTTTGATGATACACACACAGATTCAATTGCACATGGTAGCGCGGTATTAACACCGATTGCTTTTGCATTGGGTGAGTCTATTGGTGCGTCATCAAAAGATATTTTAACGGCATGGGTGATTGGCTGGGAAGTGGCTGCAAGAGTTGGCTTAGCAAGCCATAGTGGATTTCATCAGCGAGGTTTTCACGCTACAGCAATTGCGGGTATTTTTGGTGCAACAGCTTGTGCCGCTTCACTATTAAAGTTAACGCCAGAACAAACTGTGAATGCATTAGGGTTAACAGGAAGCCAAGCAGGAGGAGTAGCAGAGTATCTAACTAACAGTTCATCTTCTAAATGCTTTCATGCGGGATGGGCTGCACAATCAGGTATTATCGCAGCATCATTAGCAAAAGGAGGAATGACAGGCCCAGACACAATATTTGAAGGTCGTTATAGCCTTTATCAAACACATGGTATTAAAGAGCAAGCACAACCAGAACAAGTGGCATTAGGATTAGGTGATGTGTGGGAATTTTTAAATGTTTCTATTAAGCCTTATCCGGTATGCCATTTCGCTCATGCGACTGTGGACTGTGGGCGTAATTTGCTGAAAAAAGGGATCGCGGCTGATGATATTGATAGTGTTGAGTGTGTTGTCGATCCAGTAGCGGCTGCTTTGATTTGTGAGCCACCTGAAACAAAATGGGCACCTCAAACCGCGTATGGTGCTAAATTTAGTTTGCCATGGTTATTTGCTGCGGTTTTTCTAGATAATGCTTTGACGCTCTCTTCATTATTACCTGAAAACCTACAACGGGAAGATATTCAGTCACTAGCGAAGCGTGTAAGTTATCGTTATCCCGAAAAAGGGGAAATCCCATTTCCTACCTATTTCCCTGGATTAATTTTCGTGACATTAAAAAATGGTGAGAAGATCACGGAGAGATTAGACATTCAATACGGTAATCCGAAAAATCCAATGACAGATAAAGATGTGATTAGTAAGTTTTACGATAATGCATCTTTGGCGATAGAAGCAGAACAATCAGCACAGTTAGTTGAAAAAGTACTGCATTTCGAAAATATTACTATTGCAGAAATAACACAGTTATTACGTATTAAAGAAGTGATTGATTAA
- the fabZ gene encoding 3-hydroxyacyl-ACP dehydratase FabZ: MPISVSEIMEILPHRYPFLLIDRVISEPAELASGKLTAIKNITTNDTVVFGEFYPPLLLLESMAQASGVLAHYYLSPMGKDQQCYFASIKNARFYDVVKAGDQLYIEIQFRRQRRTIVSFSGTVKIGEKIVCTSEFMCARQ, from the coding sequence ATGCCCATTTCCGTCAGTGAAATAATGGAAATATTGCCTCATCGTTATCCATTCTTATTAATTGATCGCGTTATTTCTGAGCCAGCTGAACTTGCCAGTGGCAAATTAACCGCCATTAAAAATATCACAACCAATGATACGGTTGTTTTTGGTGAGTTTTATCCACCTTTATTACTACTTGAAAGTATGGCTCAAGCTTCTGGCGTTCTTGCCCATTACTACCTTTCACCAATGGGTAAAGATCAACAATGTTATTTTGCCAGTATAAAAAATGCGCGTTTTTATGACGTGGTAAAAGCAGGTGATCAACTTTATATCGAGATCCAATTTCGCCGACAACGACGCACAATTGTTAGCTTTTCAGGTACGGTGAAAATTGGTGAGAAGATAGTTTGTACATCTGAATTTATGTGTGCAAGACAATAA
- a CDS encoding dihydrodipicolinate synthase family protein, protein MTQFHGIFPYLVSPVDQTKGTILEASLRRLVEHLISCGVHGLSPLGSTGEYAYLSQTQRNEIVRITVDQTAGRIPVIAGVAGFSTADACHQAEQYAQLGVDGMVLISQKMYPLSETAQASYFRTIAEAFPEKSMTIYTNPGLLGDVLPISLFNELSYIPNIEYIKDASSNTGRLLTMINTFGERVKIFSASAHIPLLVLKLGGVGWMAGPACVLPKQCVELYELATKGDFDVALAKQKEMWQINEAFTKYSLASCIKASLNIQGFEVGSPILPQEPLNEAAMNDLRQIIARLD, encoded by the coding sequence ATGACCCAATTTCATGGCATTTTTCCTTACCTTGTTTCACCTGTTGATCAAACAAAAGGCACCATTCTCGAAGCTTCATTACGCCGATTAGTCGAACATCTGATTTCGTGTGGCGTTCATGGTTTAAGTCCATTAGGTAGCACTGGTGAATACGCTTATCTCTCTCAAACACAACGCAATGAAATTGTGCGTATTACAGTTGATCAAACCGCAGGTCGAATTCCCGTTATTGCGGGTGTTGCAGGTTTTTCAACTGCTGATGCTTGTCATCAAGCTGAACAATACGCTCAATTAGGCGTTGATGGCATGGTTTTAATTTCACAAAAAATGTACCCGTTAAGCGAAACTGCACAAGCTAGTTATTTCCGAACTATCGCTGAAGCTTTTCCTGAAAAATCCATGACAATTTATACCAACCCGGGACTTTTGGGCGATGTTCTTCCTATCTCTTTATTCAATGAGCTTAGCTATATCCCGAATATTGAATATATTAAAGATGCATCCAGCAATACCGGTCGCCTGCTCACCATGATCAATACGTTTGGTGAGCGCGTTAAAATCTTTAGTGCTTCAGCTCATATTCCATTGTTAGTGTTAAAACTTGGTGGTGTAGGTTGGATGGCAGGCCCTGCTTGTGTATTGCCAAAGCAATGTGTTGAACTGTATGAGCTAGCAACAAAAGGCGATTTTGATGTCGCTTTAGCAAAACAAAAAGAGATGTGGCAAATCAATGAAGCGTTTACAAAGTACTCGCTCGCATCATGTATTAAAGCATCCCTAAATATTCAAGGTTTTGAAGTGGGCTCTCCTATTTTACCGCAAGAGCCTTTAAATGAAGCCGCAATGAACGACCTACGCCAAATCATTGCTCGCCTTGATTGA
- a CDS encoding LysR family transcriptional regulator, whose product MTSAKRPIFNLELDLLRTFVAVVDGNTFAAAAESVCRTQSAVSQQMQRLESLIGKELFARQGRNKTLTEAGTQLLNYARRILRLNDEACLSLMHEEIDGILKIGSPDDTANTILPDLLARFSGAYPRLIMEIIVKRSPFLMSMLENNELDLAISTEEHVGYPKIVLRVSPSLWYCGKHFRFDLDEPLPLVVLDEPSTYRDMMINHLDQQGIRWRIAYIATTLSGARAAVRAGLGIMARSIELSGDDLRILGEKEGLPPLPAISYNLYLNANSPGKAAQILFDSLKNEQNEVINHADITLQKE is encoded by the coding sequence ATGACCTCTGCAAAGCGCCCTATTTTTAACTTAGAACTTGATTTGCTCCGAACCTTTGTTGCTGTTGTCGATGGAAATACCTTTGCAGCGGCTGCTGAGTCTGTTTGTCGTACACAATCTGCTGTAAGCCAGCAAATGCAACGACTTGAATCGCTGATAGGCAAAGAGCTGTTTGCTCGCCAAGGGCGAAACAAAACACTGACAGAAGCAGGTACGCAACTGCTTAATTATGCTCGCCGTATTTTGCGTTTGAATGATGAAGCCTGTCTTTCATTGATGCATGAAGAAATTGATGGGATCTTAAAAATTGGCTCTCCAGATGATACGGCAAACACGATTTTACCTGATCTTCTCGCGCGTTTTTCTGGAGCCTATCCTCGCCTCATCATGGAAATTATTGTTAAACGTAGCCCATTTTTAATGTCTATGTTAGAAAACAACGAGCTGGATTTAGCCATTTCCACTGAAGAACATGTGGGTTATCCCAAAATTGTATTACGTGTTTCCCCCTCTTTATGGTATTGCGGAAAGCACTTCAGATTTGATCTTGATGAACCCTTACCGTTAGTTGTATTAGATGAACCCAGTACATACCGCGATATGATGATAAATCACCTTGATCAACAAGGTATTCGTTGGCGAATCGCTTATATTGCTACCACGCTTTCGGGTGCTAGAGCCGCCGTACGTGCAGGCTTAGGCATTATGGCACGTTCAATTGAGCTTTCAGGTGATGACTTACGTATTTTAGGTGAAAAAGAAGGCCTACCTCCTTTACCCGCAATTAGCTATAACCTGTATCTGAATGCCAATAGCCCAGGAAAAGCAGCTCAAATACTGTTTGATTCATTAAAAAATGAACAAAATGAAGTGATTAATCATGCCGACATAACACTTCAAAAAGAGTAG